From the genome of Streptomyces sp. NBC_01260, one region includes:
- a CDS encoding DUF6879 family protein — translation MTLRFIGTTSDDGDCPTLYEIEETDEILVQGDRETDPGHLAQLRDVKSSETFVRVPRALLTRYAPRDDAPTLQPFASISHLFRDFRHTAWRLEMRRGYATDRNSPKWQRWLNGEDIRSDPGNPWRENVTAQTEQGKRFERVRIVDEPLTQGQEFLRASTPGNIAAGEDIRHLTRAEADRLRLPDDDYWLFDSKILARFAFDEDDTTLGVYVTEDPAQVLAACQARDAAWHHAAPATEFAKQVRSAM, via the coding sequence ATGACGCTCAGGTTCATCGGCACCACCAGCGACGATGGAGACTGCCCCACCCTGTACGAAATCGAGGAAACGGACGAGATCCTTGTTCAGGGCGACCGCGAGACCGACCCCGGCCACCTGGCCCAACTTCGCGATGTGAAGTCGTCAGAGACGTTCGTACGCGTCCCCCGGGCACTCCTCACCCGCTACGCCCCCAGAGACGACGCCCCCACGCTTCAGCCGTTCGCGTCGATCTCCCACCTGTTCCGCGACTTCCGGCACACGGCCTGGCGGCTGGAGATGCGCCGCGGCTACGCCACCGACCGAAACAGCCCCAAGTGGCAACGCTGGCTCAATGGCGAGGACATCAGAAGCGACCCCGGCAACCCCTGGCGGGAGAACGTCACCGCCCAGACCGAGCAGGGCAAGAGGTTCGAACGCGTCCGCATCGTCGACGAACCGCTCACCCAGGGTCAGGAATTCCTTCGCGCCAGCACCCCGGGCAACATTGCCGCAGGCGAGGACATCCGCCACCTCACTCGTGCCGAGGCCGACCGGCTGCGCCTGCCCGATGACGACTACTGGCTGTTCGACTCCAAGATCCTCGCCCGTTTCGCGTTCGACGAGGACGACACCACCCTTGGCGTCTACGTCACCGAGGACCCCGCCCAGGTCCTCGCCGCCTGCCAGGCCCGCGACGCCGCATGGCACCACGCCGCACCTGCAACCGAGTTCGCCAAGCAGGTACGTTCCGCGATGTGA
- a CDS encoding amino acid permease has product MTNNPSETRSGPSDGSSPSGPSDPSPATAVSPTSPALPAPPASPVSDEERLAELGYTQVLARRMSAFSNYAVSFTIISVLSGCLTLYLFGMNTGGPVLITWGWVGVGLMTLFVGLAMAEICSAYPTSAGLYFWAHRLAPPRSAAAWAWFTGWFNVLGQVAVTAGIDFGAASFLGAYLNLQFDFGITPGRTILLFAAILFLHGLLNTFGVGIVAFLNSVSVWWHVLGVAVIVGALTFVPDSHQSASFVFTGFVNNTGWGSGFYVVMIGLLMAQYTFTGYDASAHMTEETHDAATAGPRGIVQSIWTSWIAGFVLLLGFTFAIQSYDGALASPTGAPPAQILLDALGATTGKLLLLVVIGAQLFCGMASVTANSRMIYAFSRDGALPFSHVWHTVSPRTRTPVAAVWLAAIGALVLGLPYLINVTAYAAVTSIAVIGLYIAYVIPTLLRLLRGDFRPGPWHLGRWSRPIGIVAVVWVAVITVLFMLPQVSPVTWETFNYAPVAVLVVLGFAATWWLASARHWFLNPDHKRTIARNTPR; this is encoded by the coding sequence ATGACAAACAACCCCAGTGAGACCCGGTCCGGTCCGTCCGACGGGTCAAGCCCCTCCGGTCCGTCGGATCCCTCACCCGCGACCGCCGTCTCACCCACCTCCCCCGCCTTACCAGCCCCTCCCGCCTCACCCGTCTCCGATGAGGAGCGGCTGGCCGAGCTCGGCTACACCCAGGTTCTCGCCCGCCGGATGTCGGCCTTCTCCAACTACGCGGTCTCGTTCACGATCATCTCGGTGCTCTCCGGCTGCCTGACGCTCTACCTGTTCGGCATGAACACCGGCGGCCCGGTCCTGATCACCTGGGGCTGGGTCGGCGTCGGCCTGATGACGCTGTTCGTCGGGCTCGCGATGGCCGAGATCTGTTCGGCGTACCCGACGTCCGCCGGCCTGTACTTCTGGGCCCACCGGCTGGCTCCGCCGCGCTCGGCGGCGGCATGGGCGTGGTTCACGGGCTGGTTCAACGTGCTCGGCCAGGTCGCGGTGACCGCCGGGATCGACTTCGGGGCCGCGTCGTTCCTGGGCGCGTACCTGAACCTCCAGTTCGACTTCGGGATCACGCCCGGCCGCACGATCCTCCTCTTCGCCGCGATCCTGTTCCTGCACGGCCTGCTGAACACCTTCGGGGTAGGGATCGTCGCGTTCCTCAACAGCGTGAGCGTGTGGTGGCACGTGCTCGGCGTCGCGGTCATCGTCGGCGCGCTGACCTTCGTACCGGACTCCCACCAGTCGGCGTCGTTCGTCTTCACGGGGTTCGTGAACAACACCGGCTGGGGCAGCGGGTTCTACGTGGTGATGATCGGGCTGCTGATGGCCCAGTACACCTTCACCGGATACGACGCCTCCGCCCATATGACGGAGGAGACGCACGACGCGGCGACGGCGGGCCCGCGCGGCATCGTCCAGTCGATCTGGACCTCCTGGATCGCCGGCTTCGTCCTCCTCCTCGGCTTCACCTTCGCCATCCAGTCCTACGACGGAGCCCTGGCCTCCCCGACCGGCGCCCCGCCCGCCCAGATCCTCCTGGACGCCCTGGGCGCCACCACGGGCAAGCTGCTGCTCCTGGTGGTCATCGGCGCCCAGCTCTTCTGCGGCATGGCGTCCGTGACCGCCAACAGCCGCATGATCTACGCGTTCTCCCGGGACGGCGCCCTCCCGTTCTCCCACGTCTGGCACACGGTCAGCCCGCGCACCCGCACCCCTGTGGCGGCGGTCTGGCTGGCCGCCATCGGCGCCCTGGTACTGGGCCTCCCGTACCTGATCAACGTCACCGCGTACGCGGCCGTCACCTCCATCGCGGTGATCGGCCTCTACATCGCCTACGTCATCCCCACCCTGCTCCGCCTGCTGCGCGGCGACTTCCGGCCCGGTCCCTGGCACCTGGGCCGCTGGTCCCGCCCCATCGGCATCGTCGCGGTGGTCTGGGTGGCGGTCATCACGGTGCTCTTCATGCTGCCCCAGGTCTCACCCGTCACCTGGGAAACCTTCAACTACGCCCCGGTCGCCGTCCTGGTGGTCCTCGGCTTCGCCGCCACCTGGTGGCTGGCCTCGGCCCGTCACTGGTTCCTCAATCCGGATCACAAGCGCACGATCGCCCGCAATACGCCTCGCTGA